One window from the genome of Acanthochromis polyacanthus isolate Apoly-LR-REF ecotype Palm Island chromosome 21, KAUST_Apoly_ChrSc, whole genome shotgun sequence encodes:
- the LOC110961191 gene encoding probable ATP-dependent RNA helicase DDX17 isoform X1, whose product MRGSYGDRDRDRGRDRGSPRFGSSRSGPPPGKKFGNPGDRLRKKRWDLDELPKFEKNFYSEHLEVQRMSQYDVEEYRRKKEITVRGSGCPKPVTNFHQAQFPQYVIDVLMQQNFKEPTAIQAQGFPLALSGRDMVGIAQTGSGKTLSYLLPAIVHINHQPYLERGDGPICLVLAPTRELAQQVQQVAYDYGKSSRIKSTCVYGGAPKGPQIRDLERGVEICIATPGRLIDFLEAGKTNLRRCTYLVLDEADRMLDMGFEPQIRKIVDQIRPDRQTLMWSATWPKEVRQLAEDFLKDYVQINVGALELSANHNILQIVDVCMESEKDNKLIQLMEEIMAEKENKTIIFVETKKRCDDLTRRMRRDGWPAMCIHGDKSQPERDWVLSEFRSGKAPILIATDVASRGLDVEDVKFVINYDYPNSSEDYIHRIGRTARSTNKGTAYTFFTPGNLRQARELIRVLEEARQAINPKLLQLVDTGRGGGGGGGRSRFRGNSNSNNPNLMYQDECDRRMRSVGGGGSSKDNRGSSNYSRDSRDGRGGNSRDGDRSSSSSSSSYRDRSSRDGGRSYSSSSNSYDGYQNSSSSSSSSGQYSSSRGSSGSGGSGQTPAPSSGPQPLMAQQFNPPQPMMGLMGHSPFQFAAPPPPSLSGRK is encoded by the exons ATGAGAGGTTCTTATGGAGACAGAGACCGAGACCGAGGTCGTGACAGAGG CAGTCCTCGATTTGGATCCAGCCGAAGCGGCCCTCCACCGGGTAAAAAATTTGGGAATCCAGGGGACCGTTTGAGAAAGAAGAGATGGGACCTCGATGAGCTTCCCAAATTTGAGAAGAACTTTTATAGTGAACACCTGGAAGTGCAGCGAATGAGCCAG tacGATGTTGAAGAGTATCGCAGGAAGAAGGAAATCACTGTCCGAGGTTCAGGCTGCCCAAAGCCCGTCACCAACTTCCATCAGGCTCAGTTCCCAC AATATGTAATCGATGTACTGATGCAGCAGAACTTCAAGGAGCCCACCGCCATTCAGGCTCAAGGTTTCCCACTGGCTCTTAGTGGAAGAGACATGGTGGGCATCGCTCAGACTGGCTCTGGGAAGACCTTATCT TACCTTCTGCCAGCCATCGTGCACATCAATCACCAGCCCTACTTGGAGCGTGGAGATGGACCCATT TGCTTGGTGTTGGCCCCCACCAGAGAGCTGGCTCAGCAGGTCCAGCAGGTGGCGTACGACTACGGAAAGTCTTCCCGCATTAAAAGCACTTGTGTGTATGGAGGCGCTCCCAAGGGACCTCAGATCCGGGACCTGGAGAGAG GTGTTGAGATCTGCATTGCCACTCCGGGTCGTCTCATTGACTTCCTCGAGGCTGGAAAAACCAACCTGCGGCGATGCACGTACCTGGTGCTGGACGAAGCCGATCGCATGCTGGATATGGGCTTTGAGCCACAGATTCGCAAAATTGTGGATCAGATCAGG CCGGACAGACAGACCCTCAtgtggagcgctacctggcCCAAAGAGGTTCGCCAGCTGGCAGAGGACTTCCTGAAGGACTATGTCCAAATCAATGTCGGAGCTCTGGAGCTCAGCGCCAACCACAACATCCTGCAGATCGTGGATGTTTGTATGGAGAGTGAAAAGGACAACAA gTTGATCCAGCTGATGGAGGAGATCATGGCTGAGAAAGAGAACAAGACTATCATCTTTGTAGAGACCAAGAAACGATGTGATGACCTCACACGCAGGATGAGACGTGATGG GTGGCCAGCGATGTGTATTCATGGTGACAAGAGCCAACCGGAGAGAGACTGGGTGTTGTCAG AGTTTCGCAGCGGCAAAGCTCCCATTCTGATTGCTACCGATGTGGCCTCACGTGGTTTGG ACGTGGAGGATGTCAAGTTTGTCATCAATTATGACTATCCCAACTCCTCAGAGGACTACATCCATCGTATCGGCCGTACGGCCCGCAGCACCAACAAAGGCACCGCCTACACCTTCTTCACCCCGGGGAACCTCCGGCAGGCAAGAGAGCTGATACGAGTGCTGGAGGAGGCCAGACAGGCCATCAATCCTAAACTGCTGCAGCTGGTTGACACCGgacgtggaggaggaggaggag GTGGCCGATCCCGTTTCCGTGGCAACTCCAATTCCAACAATCCCAACTTGATGTACCAGGACGAGTGTGATCGGCGGATGCGTTCCGTGGGCGGAGGCGGCAGCTCCAAGGACAACCGAGGCAGCAGCAACTACAGCCGTGACAGCCGGGACGGCCGTGGAGGGAACAGCCGGGACGGGGAccgctcttcctcctcctcctcttcctcctacAGGGATCGCAGCAGCAGGGACGGAGGACGCAGCTACAGCTCCAGCTCCAACTCGTACGACGGCTatcagaacagcagcagcagcagcagcagcagcggtcaGTACAGCTCCTCCAGGGGCAGCTCTGGGTCGGGGGGCAGCGGACAAACTCCAGCCCCTTCATCGGGCCCCCAGCCTCTAATGGCCCAGCAGTTCAACCCTCCACAGCCCATGATGGGCCTGATGGGGCATTCGCCGTTCCAGTTTGCCGCTCCGCCACCACCTTCTCTATCAGGCAGGAAGTAG
- the LOC110961193 gene encoding transmembrane protein 184B-like isoform X2: MSQLWWRAKRLSESLGNDSPNGLPLGSPATVAPQGSNSSWVSEAPVVTLQEPIFLMTSTAQTISGFFVWTALLITCHQIYMHLRYYSSPNEQRHIVRILFIVPIYAFDSWLSLLFFTNEEYYVYFDTVRDCYEAFVIYNFLSLCYEYLGGESAIMAEIRGKPIESSCMYGTCCLWGKTYSIGFLRFCKQATLQFCVVKPLMAVITVILQAFGKYRDGDFNVASGYLYVTIIYNISVSLSLYALFLFYFATRELLIPYNPVLKFFMVKSVIFLSFWQGMLLAILEKCGAIPQISSADFSVGEGTVAAGYQNFIICIEMFFAAIALRHAFTYKVYMDKRLDSYGRCAPMKSISSSLKETMNPGDMVQDAIHNFSPAYQQYTQQSTLERGGGPPLSRSHSNLSTRGDNEKTLLLSSDDEF; the protein is encoded by the exons ATGAGTCAGCTTTGGTGGCGAGCCAAACGCCTGTCGGAGAGCCTGGGAAATGACTCTCCTAATGGCCTCCCCCTGGGGTCTCCAGCCACTGTGGCCCCACAAGGATCCAACTCCTCTTGGGTGTCCGAAGCCCCGGTGGTCACTCTACAGGAGCCCATTTTCCTCATGACCTCTACCGCCCAGACGATATCAGGATTTTTTGTTTGGACAGCTCTTCTGATCACATGTCACCAG aTCTACATGCACCTACGTTACTACAGCTCTCCAAATGAGCAGAGGCACATAGTTCGGATCCTCTTCATAGTCCCCATCTACGCCTTCGACTCCTGGCTCAGCCTTCTTTTCTTCACCAACGAGGAATATTACGTGTACTTCGACACAGTCCGAGATTGCTACGAAG CCTTTGTCATCTACAACTTCCTGAGTCTTTGCTACGAGTATCTGGGAGGAGAGAGCGCCATCATGGCTGAAATCAGAGGGAAACCTATTGA GTCGAGCTGCATGTATGGGACCTGCTGTCTGTGGGGCAAAACCTACTCAATTGGTTTCCTCCGGTTTTGCAAACAG GCGACTCTCCAGTTCTGTGTAGTGAAACCTCTGATGGCGGTGATCACTGTCATTCTTCAGGCCTTTGGGAAATACAGAGATGGAGACTTCAA CGTGGCTAGCGGCTACCTGTATGTCACCATTATCTACAACATCTCTGTCAGCCTGTCGCTCTACGCTCTCTTCCTCTTCTACTTTGCCACACGTGAGCTGCTCATCCCTTACAACCCCGTGCTCAAATTCTTCATGGTCAAGTCGGTCATCTTTCTCTCCTTCTGGCAGG GGATGCTATTGGCCATCCTGGAGAAGTGTGGTGCCATTCCCCAGATCAGCTCTGCCGACTTCTCTGTGGGCGAGGGAACAGTTGCTGCAGGCTACCAGAACTTCATCATCTGCATAGAGATGTTCTTTGCTGCTATCGCTTTGCGCCATGCCTTCACCTACAAGGTCTACATGGACAAAAGGCTGGACTCGTATG GTCGCTGTGCCCCTATGAAGAGCATCTCCAGCAGCCTGAAGGAGACCATGAACCCAGGGGACATGGTCCAGGATGCCATCCATAACTTCTCCCCGGCTTATCAGCAGTACACCCAGCAGTCTACACTGGAGCGAGGCGGGGGGCCACCCCTGTCCCGCAGCCACAGCAACCTCAGCACCCGCGGGGACAATGAAAAGACCCTTCTGCTCAGCTCTGACGACGAGTTCTGA
- the LOC110961191 gene encoding probable ATP-dependent RNA helicase DDX17 isoform X2, giving the protein MRGSYGDRDRDRGRDRGPRFGSSRSGPPPGKKFGNPGDRLRKKRWDLDELPKFEKNFYSEHLEVQRMSQYDVEEYRRKKEITVRGSGCPKPVTNFHQAQFPQYVIDVLMQQNFKEPTAIQAQGFPLALSGRDMVGIAQTGSGKTLSYLLPAIVHINHQPYLERGDGPICLVLAPTRELAQQVQQVAYDYGKSSRIKSTCVYGGAPKGPQIRDLERGVEICIATPGRLIDFLEAGKTNLRRCTYLVLDEADRMLDMGFEPQIRKIVDQIRPDRQTLMWSATWPKEVRQLAEDFLKDYVQINVGALELSANHNILQIVDVCMESEKDNKLIQLMEEIMAEKENKTIIFVETKKRCDDLTRRMRRDGWPAMCIHGDKSQPERDWVLSEFRSGKAPILIATDVASRGLDVEDVKFVINYDYPNSSEDYIHRIGRTARSTNKGTAYTFFTPGNLRQARELIRVLEEARQAINPKLLQLVDTGRGGGGGGGRSRFRGNSNSNNPNLMYQDECDRRMRSVGGGGSSKDNRGSSNYSRDSRDGRGGNSRDGDRSSSSSSSSYRDRSSRDGGRSYSSSSNSYDGYQNSSSSSSSSGQYSSSRGSSGSGGSGQTPAPSSGPQPLMAQQFNPPQPMMGLMGHSPFQFAAPPPPSLSGRK; this is encoded by the exons ATGAGAGGTTCTTATGGAGACAGAGACCGAGACCGAGGTCGTGACAGAGG TCCTCGATTTGGATCCAGCCGAAGCGGCCCTCCACCGGGTAAAAAATTTGGGAATCCAGGGGACCGTTTGAGAAAGAAGAGATGGGACCTCGATGAGCTTCCCAAATTTGAGAAGAACTTTTATAGTGAACACCTGGAAGTGCAGCGAATGAGCCAG tacGATGTTGAAGAGTATCGCAGGAAGAAGGAAATCACTGTCCGAGGTTCAGGCTGCCCAAAGCCCGTCACCAACTTCCATCAGGCTCAGTTCCCAC AATATGTAATCGATGTACTGATGCAGCAGAACTTCAAGGAGCCCACCGCCATTCAGGCTCAAGGTTTCCCACTGGCTCTTAGTGGAAGAGACATGGTGGGCATCGCTCAGACTGGCTCTGGGAAGACCTTATCT TACCTTCTGCCAGCCATCGTGCACATCAATCACCAGCCCTACTTGGAGCGTGGAGATGGACCCATT TGCTTGGTGTTGGCCCCCACCAGAGAGCTGGCTCAGCAGGTCCAGCAGGTGGCGTACGACTACGGAAAGTCTTCCCGCATTAAAAGCACTTGTGTGTATGGAGGCGCTCCCAAGGGACCTCAGATCCGGGACCTGGAGAGAG GTGTTGAGATCTGCATTGCCACTCCGGGTCGTCTCATTGACTTCCTCGAGGCTGGAAAAACCAACCTGCGGCGATGCACGTACCTGGTGCTGGACGAAGCCGATCGCATGCTGGATATGGGCTTTGAGCCACAGATTCGCAAAATTGTGGATCAGATCAGG CCGGACAGACAGACCCTCAtgtggagcgctacctggcCCAAAGAGGTTCGCCAGCTGGCAGAGGACTTCCTGAAGGACTATGTCCAAATCAATGTCGGAGCTCTGGAGCTCAGCGCCAACCACAACATCCTGCAGATCGTGGATGTTTGTATGGAGAGTGAAAAGGACAACAA gTTGATCCAGCTGATGGAGGAGATCATGGCTGAGAAAGAGAACAAGACTATCATCTTTGTAGAGACCAAGAAACGATGTGATGACCTCACACGCAGGATGAGACGTGATGG GTGGCCAGCGATGTGTATTCATGGTGACAAGAGCCAACCGGAGAGAGACTGGGTGTTGTCAG AGTTTCGCAGCGGCAAAGCTCCCATTCTGATTGCTACCGATGTGGCCTCACGTGGTTTGG ACGTGGAGGATGTCAAGTTTGTCATCAATTATGACTATCCCAACTCCTCAGAGGACTACATCCATCGTATCGGCCGTACGGCCCGCAGCACCAACAAAGGCACCGCCTACACCTTCTTCACCCCGGGGAACCTCCGGCAGGCAAGAGAGCTGATACGAGTGCTGGAGGAGGCCAGACAGGCCATCAATCCTAAACTGCTGCAGCTGGTTGACACCGgacgtggaggaggaggaggag GTGGCCGATCCCGTTTCCGTGGCAACTCCAATTCCAACAATCCCAACTTGATGTACCAGGACGAGTGTGATCGGCGGATGCGTTCCGTGGGCGGAGGCGGCAGCTCCAAGGACAACCGAGGCAGCAGCAACTACAGCCGTGACAGCCGGGACGGCCGTGGAGGGAACAGCCGGGACGGGGAccgctcttcctcctcctcctcttcctcctacAGGGATCGCAGCAGCAGGGACGGAGGACGCAGCTACAGCTCCAGCTCCAACTCGTACGACGGCTatcagaacagcagcagcagcagcagcagcagcggtcaGTACAGCTCCTCCAGGGGCAGCTCTGGGTCGGGGGGCAGCGGACAAACTCCAGCCCCTTCATCGGGCCCCCAGCCTCTAATGGCCCAGCAGTTCAACCCTCCACAGCCCATGATGGGCCTGATGGGGCATTCGCCGTTCCAGTTTGCCGCTCCGCCACCACCTTCTCTATCAGGCAGGAAGTAG
- the LOC110961193 gene encoding transmembrane protein 184B-like isoform X1, whose amino-acid sequence MSQLWWRAKRLSESLGNDSPNGLPLGSPATVAPQGSNSSWVSEAPVVTLQEPIFLMTSTAQTISGFFVWTALLITCHQIYMHLRYYSSPNEQRHIVRILFIVPIYAFDSWLSLLFFTNEEYYVYFDTVRDCYEAFVIYNFLSLCYEYLGGESAIMAEIRGKPIESSCMYGTCCLWGKTYSIGFLRFCKQATLQFCVVKPLMAVITVILQAFGKYRDGDFNVASGYLYVTIIYNISVSLSLYALFLFYFATRELLIPYNPVLKFFMVKSVIFLSFWQGMLLAILEKCGAIPQISSADFSVGEGTVAAGYQNFIICIEMFFAAIALRHAFTYKVYMDKRLDSYGSFPIYGQYGRCAPMKSISSSLKETMNPGDMVQDAIHNFSPAYQQYTQQSTLERGGGPPLSRSHSNLSTRGDNEKTLLLSSDDEF is encoded by the exons ATGAGTCAGCTTTGGTGGCGAGCCAAACGCCTGTCGGAGAGCCTGGGAAATGACTCTCCTAATGGCCTCCCCCTGGGGTCTCCAGCCACTGTGGCCCCACAAGGATCCAACTCCTCTTGGGTGTCCGAAGCCCCGGTGGTCACTCTACAGGAGCCCATTTTCCTCATGACCTCTACCGCCCAGACGATATCAGGATTTTTTGTTTGGACAGCTCTTCTGATCACATGTCACCAG aTCTACATGCACCTACGTTACTACAGCTCTCCAAATGAGCAGAGGCACATAGTTCGGATCCTCTTCATAGTCCCCATCTACGCCTTCGACTCCTGGCTCAGCCTTCTTTTCTTCACCAACGAGGAATATTACGTGTACTTCGACACAGTCCGAGATTGCTACGAAG CCTTTGTCATCTACAACTTCCTGAGTCTTTGCTACGAGTATCTGGGAGGAGAGAGCGCCATCATGGCTGAAATCAGAGGGAAACCTATTGA GTCGAGCTGCATGTATGGGACCTGCTGTCTGTGGGGCAAAACCTACTCAATTGGTTTCCTCCGGTTTTGCAAACAG GCGACTCTCCAGTTCTGTGTAGTGAAACCTCTGATGGCGGTGATCACTGTCATTCTTCAGGCCTTTGGGAAATACAGAGATGGAGACTTCAA CGTGGCTAGCGGCTACCTGTATGTCACCATTATCTACAACATCTCTGTCAGCCTGTCGCTCTACGCTCTCTTCCTCTTCTACTTTGCCACACGTGAGCTGCTCATCCCTTACAACCCCGTGCTCAAATTCTTCATGGTCAAGTCGGTCATCTTTCTCTCCTTCTGGCAGG GGATGCTATTGGCCATCCTGGAGAAGTGTGGTGCCATTCCCCAGATCAGCTCTGCCGACTTCTCTGTGGGCGAGGGAACAGTTGCTGCAGGCTACCAGAACTTCATCATCTGCATAGAGATGTTCTTTGCTGCTATCGCTTTGCGCCATGCCTTCACCTACAAGGTCTACATGGACAAAAGGCTGGACTCGTATG GCTCATTTCCTATCTATGGACAGTACG GTCGCTGTGCCCCTATGAAGAGCATCTCCAGCAGCCTGAAGGAGACCATGAACCCAGGGGACATGGTCCAGGATGCCATCCATAACTTCTCCCCGGCTTATCAGCAGTACACCCAGCAGTCTACACTGGAGCGAGGCGGGGGGCCACCCCTGTCCCGCAGCCACAGCAACCTCAGCACCCGCGGGGACAATGAAAAGACCCTTCTGCTCAGCTCTGACGACGAGTTCTGA